A genomic segment from Euleptes europaea isolate rEulEur1 chromosome 17, rEulEur1.hap1, whole genome shotgun sequence encodes:
- the SLC7A6OS gene encoding probable RNA polymerase II nuclear localization protein SLC7A6OS, producing the protein MERAAVVRVKRKRGGSAPAEALLLACKRLRTEPEVAGASGDGVEKNLFKLVATVASPDEPVQKYIQEAITKDKAAQRLRPSLGSTQRITQNLRSSKQARRQESRYRLIASHRPNFTDDRSALPADGAESNENKQLASEAKKDPSLEGSHGPSGCSGEFQLFDVVQEEDEEKDPGIPQKTDDPEVILCNAVEMIREHLTVSDSTKEAECRMKEEEYVYDIYYMEAASSGWIENILSVQPYKQEYELVDEELIPEEVYDDEDDENNENNWRNDYPDEDEFAEEGEDNSDRETSGSSDEDSGYIRRTLGNYPGDVLPRLLDYDGIQEQDSE; encoded by the exons ATGGAGCGCGCGGCGGTGGTGCGCGTGAAGCGGAAGCGCGGCGGGTCGGCGCCGGCCGAAGCCCTGCTGTTGGCCTGCAAGCGGCTCCGCACCGAGCCGGAGGTTGCCGGCGCCAGTGGGGATGGAGTGGAGaagaatctcttcaaactggTGGCCACCGTGGCCTCTCCG GATGAGCCTGTTCAGAAGTACATCCAAGAAGCTATTACCAAAGACAAAGCAGCTCAGCGCCTGCGACCTTCATTGGGAAGCACTCAGAGAATAACGCAAAACCTTCGCTCTTCCAAGCAAGCCAGAAGGCAGGAGAGCCGCTATCGCCTGATAGCCAGCCACCGTCCAAATTTCACTGACGACAGAAGTGCTCTTCCTGCAGATGGGGCGGAATCAAACGAAAACAAGCAGCTGGCCTCTGAAGCAAAAAAGGACCCTTCCCttgaaggaagccatggtccttcAGGCTGTTCTGGTGAATTTCAGTTGTTTGATGTCGTACAAGAGGAAGATGAGGAGAAAGACCCTGGTATACCACAG AAAACTGATGATCCAGAAGTGATTCTCTGCAATGCCGTAGAAATGATTCGTGAACATCTAACAGTATCTGACAGTACTAAAGAAGCAGAGTGTCGCATGAAGGAAGAGGAGTATGTTTATGATATCTATTATATGGAAGCAGCGTCCTCAGGCTGGATTGAGAACATACTCTCCGTACAGCCCTACAAGCAGGAGTATGAACTG GTGGATGAAGAGCTCATCCCAGAAGAAGTctatgatgatgaagatgatgagaaCAATGAGAACAACTGGCGTAATGACTACCCAGATGAAGATGAGTTCGCTGAGGAAGGTGAAGATAATAGTGATAGGGAAACAA GTGGAAGCAGTGATGAAGATAGTGGATACATCAGAAGAACGTTAGGGAATTATCCGGGTGATGTCCTCCCACGGTTGTTAGACTACGATGGGATCCAAGAGCAGGATTCTGAATAG